A stretch of DNA from Pagrus major chromosome 22, Pma_NU_1.0:
TCTACAGCTGATGAGCTTGTCAGTATCCCCTGTTTATCTTGTGCTGCTGGTCCAGAAGTGTCTGTTGCAGGCTCACTTTGGCATCTTCAAAATCTGGATTGAGCTTTAATGCCTGTTGGAAGTCCCTCTTGGCATCATCGAAAAAACCTAGACGATAAAGAAAGACGTGTATAAGTTTATGAGTAATGTGCTGCCAAACTGGCTTGTTAGGAGTCCGCAGTTTTATTTTCTGGGCAGCATGGGAACAAGTGAATACACAACTCCATCTAGTGTCTTGGGAAGGAACATACCGGACTGGCTCCACATACAGAATCATCCAGCCTAATCAATAGCAGACTTTGGGTCACTCCATGTAAACTTTGGCGATTGGTCCTTGAAATTTCAAGACTTTTGATCATTACCAAACATAGAATATGTTAGACCTAGAATAAAACATATCTTTGCAAGCTccccctgaccctaacccaaACACCCTGTGATGGAGTGGAAGGATTCTAACTAACATGGCAGGAACTCTCTCTCtggttaaaatgaataaatacaaatacattttgaaaatgtaataaaacattattgTGTTTGATAAAAGTGCAGACAGCGATCTTCCACTGTAATCCATaatttgttgttatttcagaTATCTCAGTGCTAATCGGCTATTAATCGTGACATCAGATAGTGTTGCGGACActgagaccacagagtggtgaccactaacagagaaaggatgctgcatcagagccaaagtactgCATGTTCACGTCCGAGAATTTGTCTTTGCACTGTGAAAATTAGAATTTTATGAAGTCTTGACTGGACTTAACCGACCTACCACAGACTAGATTTAAAGTTAGGTGACAAATAAAAAGTAACAACAACTTGAAGTGTCTTCATAAGGTGTTGATAGACCAGATGTGCAGCCTCTAAACACAACTCTTCCAGGTCTCCTTCCCCTTCCCCTCTCATTATATCTTTGCATCAAACAGCTATCATCGTATTTACTATAGATCTCTCACTtgaatacattatttaatttcactttgGACCTAGattaataatgaaacaaaaaggacaaaatattaaacacaatataattttgacttttattgtgaagcctGAACGGAAGTCATTTCGCTGCTCGGTGAGGCTTGACGATGACGGACAGCTGTCTAAACTGTGTGTGGCTGAGTGGTTCAGATATTATTGTGTGTGAATATCTTTACCAAGTCTGTAGTGGATGAGTCCTCTGTTGTAGAAAGGTGTTTCAGTGCAGCTATCAGTTTGTATCGCTGCGGTGAAGTCCTCTACTGCTTCAGTAAAATCCACCCGGAAGTACTTTATCTGTCCGCGGTTGTTATAAGCAGTGGCCAAATGACCAGCTTCACACCCCCTGTGgaaacaagacacatttaatgcCACTATCTAAAACAATTAATGACactgaagagaaagagacaggatCGACGTTAGCTAACAGCTAGCGAAAACCGGGTCACAGACTTTCACGGGTCACACAATGTGGCGTAACACCAGTTCGACTACAGCGGCTAACTGTTTGCTCGTTTGACTTCAACAGAGAGCACAAACAGCACCTGGACTGTAAGCAGGACGAGATGAACTCCGTGTACATTTCCTCTGCCTGTTTGAAATTCTGCCTTTTAAACTCAGAGTGAGCATGTTCGAGTATTTGTGTGTTATCGTCCGCCATTGTTCGTTTCCGTGTTTGTTTACTCTTCAATTGCGGATATGACGTCACTCAAGAGAAAGGCGGGGCTTACCGTCAGCAGGCTATGAGGGAATTATTAGAAATATTTACAtgagtttaaaataaatatcaacatttctctgaaattaatgatttaatattgattaatatcaataaaggaaaacaaattCAATTAAATCTCATTTAACTTATCGCTTAATTTTCCTGACTAATTATCATGTACGATTAACATCCACTTGTGAAGCATTTTCCTccatattattaatattgtgtATACCCTCCTATATTTCTATGGTTGTCATTCTTAACATTTGTAAAAtagcaaaacactgaagctttcTACACAGCTTTCTAATTATGTAACATATAGATGCATATTTCtcaattgttttttgttattaaataaaaacaaaaaacagaaatgtctttgtttatatgtatttcctccttttatttcattttgaatgtgtgttttgtacTTTACTGTGCACtcatacatatataatataccATGTAAATATTACTTATATTTACTGTGCATAGTGAGCATATTTAGTACAAAACTTCCTCTGAAAATCATAAAGCACCAgtatatttaattaaaagtcaTATAGAGAGGAAAATGTTAGTCTACATATTCTACAAATACAAAAGGTGGATAATTGTCCCACAATGTTATTTCCCCATTAGAAAGCCCAAAATACCATGTGGTGATTGAAATCCATACCATACCAAACCATGTGTATAAGTGATTTCTGATGtctaaaatgaatgtgttttgtaacaGCAGGGGGCAGACTTGACTCATATCTCATTGAAACATGGCAGCAAAGTAATCAGTGCAAGTACTCAAATCAATTAAAGAGGAAATTTTAGTCTGTGGCTTACTTTTCCACCAGTGTTATCTGAATAATGTAGCAATGGgggtgtttttcattttaaagacagGACTGTGACTCCATCTCTGTCGCACCAGTCTCCGGACAATGTGGACACTCGCTGCAGTAAATACACAACAAGGAGGCAACCCATAAGCAAACTGGTGAGAAATTCTCAGACGATCACCCGGGTGAAGATGTCAACTGTCCTGGTGAAAAATGACACCTTAAGGAAGTAGAGGTCACTCACCAGGCGTGCACTTCCCTTTAGCGGCCCATTTATCTCCAGACCGTGTGGACGAGTTGAAACAGATCAAACGGAGACCAGTTTGACCCAGTGGAAGAAGATGTAGTCCACCGGCTGTTGACACTGCTgagaaaatggcaaaaacatACAACCTGTGGATTACATCACATGATTAAAGGGGTTTTCTGCATCCAAAAACATTCAGGAAGTCACAAACTAAGGCCACATCTTAAAACTCATTCCTTAAGAACACTCTAGGGTTTTCATTGTGACAAAATGACCTGATTGCACTGTGTCAAGAGATCAGGTTTGTTTATCCGAGGCCACTTAAAACTCCTCGTAGCTATGGAAAGTCTCAAAAGGAATCTGTGCACCTGATGCAAATACTGTTATGTACACCATCCCGGGGAGTTGGCACTTCCTCTTGAGCCCTAAATGTTGCTGTTTGCTGAGAGAATTAACACAAAGTATCAAAGTCCACTTTGGTCTGGCAGAACCAGAACAGACATCCATCACACACGTTCATCCATCCAGCTCACCTTTCACTGCCGTTTTAATGTCTCAAAGCTATAAGTCAAGTCaggtttatattttataaagcccaaaatcacaaatcacatcgTCTCAATGGTCGTTTTTCAGTTAAACCACAAACTGTTGCAAGCGGTGATGGAGTGTATCTAAATCCgttcactcaagtactgtacttaaatacaattttaaaggcacttgtactttgcttgagtatttaaattttatgctgctttatacgtccactccactacagtttggaggaaaacattgtagtttttaattcactgcatttatttggTAACATAAGCAactagttattttgcagattgcaGGATGCACAGTGTTTACCcgatgtcaaacttttaatcTGAGGAtgatcatcatcaccatcttgttgctgctgacTTCATTCTCCCCGATGCAAATTTAAGACTTTAGACATTTGTGAGGATtgctaaaatattcaaatgtttgaAACATGCCCTTTATGACgcttacaaaaacacaattatcaAAGCACCAGAGGACCGTTAAACTGTTTTGAGATATTGTTGACAATTCAGCTCTGAAACCTTCTGACCAGGGAACTTTATATGTCTTTCCCACTTCTCAGAGGTGTGTGAGACCcattcatcttcttcctctgaaacaCTGGTGGGCTCACCTCTCTGAccgccttgtgtgtgtgtgtgtgtgtgttaaccatGAAAGCCTGCGCAatagcaaacaaacataaaacagctgTCTGGttaaaggaaggagggagaggatcCAAACCAGACTAGAGGTAAACGTTGGCGTGTTGACTCTCTTCCTCACACagaagcagcagacagagacgCTCTGTTGTCACGGCTGTTTCAGGCAAATAGGCCAACTCATTCCAGAGGTCACACGATGACCCCTGTTATGTTTTCTTGGCAGTGCTGAAGGTGTAAAAAAGACATGATGGTGATAACGGTGCAGAAACAGATTGCGGTGCGGGAGAGGTGTTACAATAATTACTCAGAAAATTGATTTAGTCAgtcaaatgaaaagaaatccaGATTTATTTTGCATGTATAGTGTTTGAATATGTGTTAGGGATGAGGAAGTGATTGTCCCCTGACCTCAGGTATCACAACAGTTTGACTGCCAAAGTAAATGATCACACATTGTTAATAGAAATGTCAGAGCTCGCCCGTCATGTTTACCTTTCTATATTGACACAGAAATACACTTACAGTTATATAAGAGAGGTAGATATAATGCCTCCTTTGTATCCACAGACACATTTTAGTGTGATATGTCAGATCTTCTGAATACCCACTGAAACTACGTCTTCAATGAGGGGCACAGCTAATGTACAAAGTGGGATTTGCAATAACGATATTTTATTGAAGGGAATCTGACTTGAAAGATCAGAACTCATCATACTCGTGGGTCATAAATAATTTTGTCCTCCTCACAAGAAAAGGCATGTTTACAGTGCTTGTTAGTATTTAATGTATTCAGAGGATAATGTGATTAAAGATGCTAGAAGTtgtttaactggttatgaaacagccTCAATTTAACACTGATGCCTCTGACCTACATAggcaaatgagaccatcagcgagaagatgACCTATTACACcgataattttatttttgacattaaatTTTGCCTCCAAAATCAGCAAAATATCAAAGTTCCTTGCTGTAGCTTTAAAGTTACCTTAAGTTATCTTTTTCCCTCATTTTCATGAAACTAAATCACATGGTGTGTTATAGGTAATGCTTTTAAAGCAATAGTCATTCAGTGTATTCATTATATAGTAGTTTGCACTGTTGGTGGCGGACTCCACCATTTCCATGTTAGATTCAAATTGCTTTGCACGATAGATTTCAGGGCGTAAGGCAGAATTACTTTGTTAaatttacttttattgttattattattattattattattattatactttatacattttattagaTATTTACTATATATACTAcatattattttacatatatttacgTATCATATTTTAATCATGTTATATATCAGTCTGTATATGTTTCCTCATGTAAAGACAATGTACATAAAAGATATCCTTCATATTTATCGCGTTCTATTCCTTTTTGTATCCTGTGCAGTTCAGTAGCTTTGTGCgattatgtttacatttttatactttttgtttttttagtataTTATGAcacagagtgcagcttttgcacaccttaggGTCGACAGGTGTGTAGGAGAAGACCGAGGGccaacaaaatcaggaaaaagactcctgacagtgtgcgggagtctttttcctgagtATATTATGACATACCATGTGTGTATTACACAACTATGGTTGCAATCATCTTGTGCAATTGTCCGCCCTGTTCATATCTCTATCCGAATTAGTGAATTAGTTAATAGTGTATAtagtctttattattatttcaacttttttctaCTGTTCCATTTTTGGCTTGTTCGATTTTAACTATCATTCAATGACCCTCTGTTCTTGAATCTCAATGAGTGAATTTCCCCCTGTGAGGGATCAATAACGtcttatattattttttattattatcaatattaaaTGTGATTAATAGATTTTCATGCTACTGATGTCAGCTCAGTTTAGCCTTTATTAAGAAAAAGAGTATGCGCAACAACTTCCTTTCTTGTCTTTTATTGTTTCACTTTCCAGTTTGCTACATTTATAAATCTTGTATGTCATCTCATAACATTCACAGACACAGAAGATGAACATTTATCATCCACGAAACATCATACAACTTGTAACAAACAATAAGACTTTTGATGATTAAACTatatatgacaaaaaaaatttattttaatgttg
This window harbors:
- the ttc32 gene encoding tetratricopeptide repeat protein 32, whose product is MADDNTQILEHAHSEFKRQNFKQAEEMYTEFISSCLQSRGCEAGHLATAYNNRGQIKYFRVDFTEAVEDFTAAIQTDSCTETPFYNRGLIHYRLGFFDDAKRDFQQALKLNPDFEDAKVSLQQTLLDQQHKINRGY